Proteins encoded within one genomic window of Arachis ipaensis cultivar K30076 chromosome B08, Araip1.1, whole genome shotgun sequence:
- the LOC107612812 gene encoding phototropin-1 isoform X2, with protein sequence MEQSAGKSPKKSPLKPFPRDPRGSLEVFNPASSYSTASAAGNPTGSPAAARPQPIWKTWAAEQQLPRSNSLEELTTTAATSTTTTATSWMALKEPIPLASSESGAAAQRAAEWGLVLKTDTETGKPQGVAVRNSDGGGSSRRNSKNSARTSGDSSEEAESRGIPRVSEDLKNALSAFQQTFVVSDATKADYPILYASAGFFKMTGYTSKEVIGRNCRFLQGAETDPDDVASIREALEAGKSYCGRLLNYKKDGTPFWNLLTISPIKDEDGKVIKFIGMQVEVSKHTEGAKEKALRPNGLPESLIRYDARQKENATTSVTELVSAIKRPRALSESTNRRPFIRNSSGVADRHQQEEAEHKTEKTSRRKSESVASSARRKSQGEGGHGLTSLQQISEVPEKKQKNSRRRSFMGFMKKNQANEESIDNEGVEEVSSESEDDDDRPDSFEFEGKEIQREKRKGLDLATTLERIEKNFVITDPRLPDNPIIFASDSFLELTEYSREEILGKNCRFLQGPETDPATVKKIRQAIDNQTEVTVQLINYTKTGKKFWNLFHLQPMRDQKGEVQYFIGVQLDGSQHVEPLHNCIAENTAKEGEQLILDSGEQIGLKHFRPVKPLGSGDTGSVHLVELCGTGHHFAMKAMDKGVMLNRNKVHRACTEREILDMLDHPFLPALYASFQTKSHVCLITDYCPGGELFLLLDRQPTKVLKEEAARFYAAEVVVALEYLHCQGIIYRDLKPENVLIQSNGHVALTDFDLSCLTSCKPQLLLPATDDKKKKKKKQQKGQQVPVFMAEPMRASNSFVGTEEYIAPEIISGSGHTSAVDWWALGVLLYEMLYGYTPFRGKTRQKTFANILHKDLKFPKSKPVSLQGKQLIYWLLQRDPKDRLGSQEGANEIKRHPFFKSVNWALVRCMVTHTLNLIN encoded by the exons ATGGAGCAGTCAGCAGGGAAATCACCGAAGAAATCACCACTCAAACCGTTTCCCAGAGATCCACGTGGCTCCCTCGAAGTCTTTAACCCTGCCTCCTCCTACTCCACCGCATCCGCAGCGGGCAATCCTACCGGCTCGCCGGCGGCGGCGCGTCCTCAGCCTATATGGAAAACCTGGGCGGCAGAGCAGCAGCTGCCACGCAGTAACTCCTTGGAGGAGCTGACCACCACTGCCGCCACGTCCACAACAACCACTGCCACCTCCTGGATGGCACTTAAGGAACCCATTCCGCTGGCGAGTTCGGAGTCTGGTGCGGCGGCGCAGAGAGCTGCAGAGTGGGGATTAGTACTGAAAACGGACACGGAGACCGGGAAGCCTCAGGGAGTGGCGGTTCGAAACTCCGACGGCGGCGGTTCCTCCCGGAGGAACTCGAAAAACTCAGCTCGCACCTCCGGCGACTCCTCGGAGGAAGCGGAATCGCGCGGGATCCCGAGAGTATCGGAGGACCTGAAGAACGCCCTTTCGGCGTTTCAACAAACTTTCGTGGTTTCTGATGCTACCAAAGCCGATTACCCGATCCTTTACGCCAGTGCCGGGTTCTTCAAGATGACTGGTTACACCTCCAAGGAGGTGATAGGTAGAAACTG TCGGTTTTTACAGGGTGCGGAAACGGATCCGGATGACGTGGCAAGCATAAGGGAAGCATTGGAAGCTGGGAAGAGTTACTGTGGAAGGTTGCTGAATTACAAGAAGGATGGGACGCCCTTCTGGAACCTTCTTACTATTTCACCCATCAAGGACGAGGATGGCAAAGTCATCAAATTCATAGG AATGCAAGTGGAGGTTAGCAAGCACACGGAGGGGGCCAAGGAGAAGGCGTTACGTCCCAATGGCTTGCCTGAATCATTGATTCGATATGATG CACGGCAAAAAGAGAATGCTACAACTTCAGTAACGGAGTTGGTGAGTGCCATAAAGCGTCCTCGAGCACTCAGTGAATCAACAAACCGCCGTCCCTTCATCAGAAATTCATCCGGAGTCGCTGACCGTCATCAACAAGAAGAGGCAGagcacaaaacagagaaaacatCAAGGAGAAAATCTGAGAGCGTAGCTTCATCTGCTAGACGCAAATCACAAGGAGAAGGAGGACATGGATTAACTTCATTGCAGCAAATCAGTGAGGTCCCTGAAAAGAAGCAGAAAAACTCCCGTCGCCGTTCTTTCATGGG GTTCATGAAGAAAAATCAGGCAAATGAAGAAAGCATAGATAACGAAGGTGTTGAGGAAGTGAGCTCAGAGAGTGAGGATGATGATGACAGGCCTGATAGTTTTGAATTTGAGGGCAAAGAGATCCAAAGGGAGAAGAGGAAAGGTCTTGATCTTGCCACCACACTTGAACGTATTGAGAAAAACTTTGTCATCACTGATCCTAGGCTCCCTGACAATCCCATT atATTTGCTTCTGACAGCTTCTTAGAGCTTACTGAATATAGTCGTGAAGAAATCTTGGGCAAAAATTGCAG ATTTCTTCAAGGACCTGAAACAGATCCAGCAACTGTGAAAAAAATTAGACAAGCCATTGACAACCAAACTGAAGTTACTGTACAACTCATTAATTATACAAAGACAG GTAAAAAGTTCTGGAACTTGTTCCATCTGCAACCTATGCGTGACCAGAAG GGAGAAGTACAGTATTTTATTGGTGTTCAACTCGACGGTAGCCAACATGTGGAGCCTCTTCACAACTGCATCGCAGAAAATACTGCAAAAGAAGGAGAACAACTG ATCCTGGACAGTGGAGAACAGATAGGCTTAAAGCACTTTAGGCCAGTTAAACCTTTGGGATCAGGAGATACTGGCAG TGTGCATCTAGTGGAGCTATGTGGAACTGGTCACCATTTTGCCATGAAGGCTATGGATAAGGGTGTTATGCTCAATCGTAACAAG GTGCATAGAGCTTGCACAGAGAGAGAAATCCTTGACATGTTGGACCATCCTTTTCTACCTGCATTATATGCTTCCTTTCAG ACCAAATCACATGTTTGTTTGATAACTGATTACTGCCCTGGTGGAGAACTGTTCCTGCTTCTTGATCGACAGCCAACAAAAGTTCTTAAGGAAGAGGCTGCCAG ATTTTATGCTGCTGAGGTAGTGGTTGCATTGGAGTATCTTCATTGTCAAG GAATAATATATCGGGATTTGAAGCCAGAAAATGTGTTAATCCAGAGCAATGGACATGTGGCTCTAACAGATTTTGATTTGTCATGTTTAACATCTTGCAAGCCACAG CTGCTTCTACCAGCCACGGatgacaagaagaaaaagaagaaaaaacaacaaaaaggtCAACAGGTTCCGGTGTTTATGGCTGAACCCATGAGAGCATCAAATTCTTTTGTTGGCACAGAAGAGTACATAGCTCCG GAAATTATATCTGGTTCAGGCCACACTAGTGCTGTGGATTGGTGGGCTCTtg GTGTTCTTCTATATGAAATGCTTTATGGGTATACACCATTCAGGGGAAAGACAAGGCAAAAAACATTTGCAAATATTCTACACAAGGATCTTAAATTTCCCAAAAGCAAACCA GTAAGTCTCCAGGGAAAGCAGCTAATTTATTGGTTGTTGCAAAGAGATCCCAAAGATAGATTGGGTTCACAAGAAGGAGCAAATGAAATTAAGCGTCATCCATTCTTTAAGTCTGTTAATTGGGCATTAGTCCGCTGCATGGTAACACATACACTAaacctaattaattaa
- the LOC107612812 gene encoding phototropin-1 isoform X1 translates to MEQSAGKSPKKSPLKPFPRDPRGSLEVFNPASSYSTASAAGNPTGSPAAARPQPIWKTWAAEQQLPRSNSLEELTTTAATSTTTTATSWMALKEPIPLASSESGAAAQRAAEWGLVLKTDTETGKPQGVAVRNSDGGGSSRRNSKNSARTSGDSSEEAESRGIPRVSEDLKNALSAFQQTFVVSDATKADYPILYASAGFFKMTGYTSKEVIGRNCRFLQGAETDPDDVASIREALEAGKSYCGRLLNYKKDGTPFWNLLTISPIKDEDGKVIKFIGMQVEVSKHTEGAKEKALRPNGLPESLIRYDARQKENATTSVTELVSAIKRPRALSESTNRRPFIRNSSGVADRHQQEEAEHKTEKTSRRKSESVASSARRKSQGEGGHGLTSLQQISEVPEKKQKNSRRRSFMGFMKKNQANEESIDNEGVEEVSSESEDDDDRPDSFEFEGKEIQREKRKGLDLATTLERIEKNFVITDPRLPDNPIIFASDSFLELTEYSREEILGKNCRFLQGPETDPATVKKIRQAIDNQTEVTVQLINYTKTGKKFWNLFHLQPMRDQKGEVQYFIGVQLDGSQHVEPLHNCIAENTAKEGEQLVKQTAENVDEAVRELPDANMKPDDLWMNHSKVVQPKPHRKEDAAWRAIKKILDSGEQIGLKHFRPVKPLGSGDTGSVHLVELCGTGHHFAMKAMDKGVMLNRNKVHRACTEREILDMLDHPFLPALYASFQTKSHVCLITDYCPGGELFLLLDRQPTKVLKEEAARFYAAEVVVALEYLHCQGIIYRDLKPENVLIQSNGHVALTDFDLSCLTSCKPQLLLPATDDKKKKKKKQQKGQQVPVFMAEPMRASNSFVGTEEYIAPEIISGSGHTSAVDWWALGVLLYEMLYGYTPFRGKTRQKTFANILHKDLKFPKSKPVSLQGKQLIYWLLQRDPKDRLGSQEGANEIKRHPFFKSVNWALVRCMVTHTLNLIN, encoded by the exons ATGGAGCAGTCAGCAGGGAAATCACCGAAGAAATCACCACTCAAACCGTTTCCCAGAGATCCACGTGGCTCCCTCGAAGTCTTTAACCCTGCCTCCTCCTACTCCACCGCATCCGCAGCGGGCAATCCTACCGGCTCGCCGGCGGCGGCGCGTCCTCAGCCTATATGGAAAACCTGGGCGGCAGAGCAGCAGCTGCCACGCAGTAACTCCTTGGAGGAGCTGACCACCACTGCCGCCACGTCCACAACAACCACTGCCACCTCCTGGATGGCACTTAAGGAACCCATTCCGCTGGCGAGTTCGGAGTCTGGTGCGGCGGCGCAGAGAGCTGCAGAGTGGGGATTAGTACTGAAAACGGACACGGAGACCGGGAAGCCTCAGGGAGTGGCGGTTCGAAACTCCGACGGCGGCGGTTCCTCCCGGAGGAACTCGAAAAACTCAGCTCGCACCTCCGGCGACTCCTCGGAGGAAGCGGAATCGCGCGGGATCCCGAGAGTATCGGAGGACCTGAAGAACGCCCTTTCGGCGTTTCAACAAACTTTCGTGGTTTCTGATGCTACCAAAGCCGATTACCCGATCCTTTACGCCAGTGCCGGGTTCTTCAAGATGACTGGTTACACCTCCAAGGAGGTGATAGGTAGAAACTG TCGGTTTTTACAGGGTGCGGAAACGGATCCGGATGACGTGGCAAGCATAAGGGAAGCATTGGAAGCTGGGAAGAGTTACTGTGGAAGGTTGCTGAATTACAAGAAGGATGGGACGCCCTTCTGGAACCTTCTTACTATTTCACCCATCAAGGACGAGGATGGCAAAGTCATCAAATTCATAGG AATGCAAGTGGAGGTTAGCAAGCACACGGAGGGGGCCAAGGAGAAGGCGTTACGTCCCAATGGCTTGCCTGAATCATTGATTCGATATGATG CACGGCAAAAAGAGAATGCTACAACTTCAGTAACGGAGTTGGTGAGTGCCATAAAGCGTCCTCGAGCACTCAGTGAATCAACAAACCGCCGTCCCTTCATCAGAAATTCATCCGGAGTCGCTGACCGTCATCAACAAGAAGAGGCAGagcacaaaacagagaaaacatCAAGGAGAAAATCTGAGAGCGTAGCTTCATCTGCTAGACGCAAATCACAAGGAGAAGGAGGACATGGATTAACTTCATTGCAGCAAATCAGTGAGGTCCCTGAAAAGAAGCAGAAAAACTCCCGTCGCCGTTCTTTCATGGG GTTCATGAAGAAAAATCAGGCAAATGAAGAAAGCATAGATAACGAAGGTGTTGAGGAAGTGAGCTCAGAGAGTGAGGATGATGATGACAGGCCTGATAGTTTTGAATTTGAGGGCAAAGAGATCCAAAGGGAGAAGAGGAAAGGTCTTGATCTTGCCACCACACTTGAACGTATTGAGAAAAACTTTGTCATCACTGATCCTAGGCTCCCTGACAATCCCATT atATTTGCTTCTGACAGCTTCTTAGAGCTTACTGAATATAGTCGTGAAGAAATCTTGGGCAAAAATTGCAG ATTTCTTCAAGGACCTGAAACAGATCCAGCAACTGTGAAAAAAATTAGACAAGCCATTGACAACCAAACTGAAGTTACTGTACAACTCATTAATTATACAAAGACAG GTAAAAAGTTCTGGAACTTGTTCCATCTGCAACCTATGCGTGACCAGAAG GGAGAAGTACAGTATTTTATTGGTGTTCAACTCGACGGTAGCCAACATGTGGAGCCTCTTCACAACTGCATCGCAGAAAATACTGCAAAAGAAGGAGAACAACTG GTCAAACAAACTGCAGAAAATGTTGATGAGGCAGTAAGAGAACTTCCGGATGCTAATATG AAACCGGACGATTTATGGATGAATCATTCAAAAGTGGTTCAGccaaaacctcataggaaggaagATGCTGCTTGGAGAGCTATCAAGAAG ATCCTGGACAGTGGAGAACAGATAGGCTTAAAGCACTTTAGGCCAGTTAAACCTTTGGGATCAGGAGATACTGGCAG TGTGCATCTAGTGGAGCTATGTGGAACTGGTCACCATTTTGCCATGAAGGCTATGGATAAGGGTGTTATGCTCAATCGTAACAAG GTGCATAGAGCTTGCACAGAGAGAGAAATCCTTGACATGTTGGACCATCCTTTTCTACCTGCATTATATGCTTCCTTTCAG ACCAAATCACATGTTTGTTTGATAACTGATTACTGCCCTGGTGGAGAACTGTTCCTGCTTCTTGATCGACAGCCAACAAAAGTTCTTAAGGAAGAGGCTGCCAG ATTTTATGCTGCTGAGGTAGTGGTTGCATTGGAGTATCTTCATTGTCAAG GAATAATATATCGGGATTTGAAGCCAGAAAATGTGTTAATCCAGAGCAATGGACATGTGGCTCTAACAGATTTTGATTTGTCATGTTTAACATCTTGCAAGCCACAG CTGCTTCTACCAGCCACGGatgacaagaagaaaaagaagaaaaaacaacaaaaaggtCAACAGGTTCCGGTGTTTATGGCTGAACCCATGAGAGCATCAAATTCTTTTGTTGGCACAGAAGAGTACATAGCTCCG GAAATTATATCTGGTTCAGGCCACACTAGTGCTGTGGATTGGTGGGCTCTtg GTGTTCTTCTATATGAAATGCTTTATGGGTATACACCATTCAGGGGAAAGACAAGGCAAAAAACATTTGCAAATATTCTACACAAGGATCTTAAATTTCCCAAAAGCAAACCA GTAAGTCTCCAGGGAAAGCAGCTAATTTATTGGTTGTTGCAAAGAGATCCCAAAGATAGATTGGGTTCACAAGAAGGAGCAAATGAAATTAAGCGTCATCCATTCTTTAAGTCTGTTAATTGGGCATTAGTCCGCTGCATGGTAACACATACACTAaacctaattaattaa